A part of Solicola gregarius genomic DNA contains:
- a CDS encoding SigE family RNA polymerase sigma factor: protein MTIATPLPATYTDARLRSGMEALWHAGRTDQNVGANVSDVDATFDAFVRARLPDLLRFGRMLTGSDEAAADLVQDALERTIMHWSRVESRDDPEGYVRRVMVNRNISIWRRLRRERITDTLPDDGYVDRHRDRELWEALLTLPPRQRAVIALRYYEDKTEADVAAILGCSVGTVKSQASKAITKLRALVPTFADASGRRRGGDDV, encoded by the coding sequence ATGACTATCGCGACGCCGCTGCCCGCGACGTACACCGATGCGCGACTGCGTAGCGGTATGGAAGCGTTGTGGCATGCTGGTCGGACAGACCAGAATGTGGGGGCGAACGTGTCGGACGTCGACGCCACGTTCGACGCATTCGTACGCGCGCGGCTTCCCGATCTCCTGCGCTTCGGTCGGATGCTGACGGGCAGCGACGAGGCAGCCGCGGATCTCGTACAGGATGCGCTCGAACGGACCATCATGCACTGGTCGCGGGTCGAGTCCCGCGATGACCCAGAAGGTTATGTACGCAGGGTCATGGTCAACCGCAACATCAGCATCTGGCGGCGGCTGCGCCGCGAGCGCATCACCGACACGCTGCCTGACGACGGTTACGTCGACCGACACCGCGATCGCGAGCTCTGGGAAGCCCTGCTGACCCTCCCGCCGCGGCAGCGCGCCGTGATCGCACTGCGCTACTACGAAGACAAGACCGAGGCAGACGTCGCGGCCATCCTGGGCTGCTCCGTCGGTACGGTGAAGAGCCAGGCGTCCAAGGCGATCACCAAGCTGCGCGCCCTGGTTCCGACATTTGCGGATGCATCGGGTCGAAGGCGAGGTGGAGACGATGTCTGA
- a CDS encoding TetR/AcrR family transcriptional regulator — MTEAGLTRRERQRQATMDEIVRTARGQLSEPGGLSLRAIAQEMGITAPALYRYVSSLEGLTLNVTTSIYDEIVEVLHEAADRHAESPEARIVAAATAYRQWSLRHRDEFVLCFVTQITDPSEPEQDACAIAGGRFRQFFADLFVEIWHRRPFAVPSEAEFAEIAALMDDPMNPFRDEHDEWVDSEVPASVQWIFLQVWTRLFGIVALEVFGHVSPPLVESAALFRAVSADCAGTIGIDAAALPGFESIVGDELSR; from the coding sequence ATGACAGAAGCCGGACTGACCCGCCGCGAGCGGCAGCGCCAGGCGACGATGGACGAGATCGTCCGTACGGCGCGCGGGCAGCTGTCCGAGCCCGGAGGCCTCTCCCTCCGCGCCATCGCCCAGGAGATGGGCATCACGGCACCGGCGCTGTACCGGTACGTCTCCAGCCTCGAGGGCCTCACACTGAACGTCACTACCTCCATCTACGACGAGATCGTCGAGGTACTGCACGAGGCGGCCGATCGCCACGCCGAGAGTCCCGAGGCCCGGATCGTCGCGGCCGCCACCGCGTACCGCCAGTGGTCGCTTCGGCACCGCGACGAGTTCGTGCTGTGCTTCGTCACCCAGATCACCGATCCGAGCGAGCCCGAGCAGGACGCGTGCGCGATCGCGGGTGGCCGGTTCCGCCAGTTCTTCGCCGACCTGTTCGTCGAGATCTGGCACCGGCGACCGTTCGCCGTGCCGAGCGAGGCCGAGTTCGCGGAGATCGCCGCCCTGATGGACGACCCGATGAACCCGTTCCGAGACGAACACGACGAGTGGGTCGACTCCGAGGTACCGGCCAGCGTGCAGTGGATCTTCCTGCAGGTCTGGACGCGGCTGTTCGGGATCGTCGCGCTCGAGGTCTTCGGTCACGTGTCGCCGCCGTTGGTCGAGAGTGCCGCGCTGTTTCGCGCCGTCTCGGCCGACTGTGCGGGGACGATCGGCATCGACGCCGCGGCTCTCCCCGGGTTCGAGTCGATCGTCGGTGACGAGCTGAGTCGCTGA
- a CDS encoding MMPL family transporter, protein MLTRWGGFVARHARAVLLVGVLVVAAAAAYGGGVFDHLGQGGYSYDESESTKAATIVDRDFQVGETDVAVIYSSDSMRVGDPGFRDSVEGVVSSLPDDAVESVTTWYDTRAPGMVADDAHSTLVTISLNGADDDALMDAYDEVEPRLDAAGLDSQVAGQMAIYGDVNDTVSEDIERAEMLSMPLVLLLSLVIFGSVVAALLPVGIGAVAVVGSFGVVRLLTEITDVSVFAINIITLLGLGLAIDYALFIVSRFREERDSRGDDRDAVNAAVAATVATAGRTVMFSGLTVAAAMSSLLVFPQGFLRSMAFGGIAAVLVAMVASLTLLPAVLAVLGRRVEVGAMPWRRRRAASLTGSHAWGRFAHAVMRRPWVSIVAVTLLLAGLALPFLRADFGSVDERVLPTDSSARISTEQMEDTFDVPAATASIVLSGASESQAKTYVGELANVDGVGDVRPVETAQAGGETVSLIEASWDSDGQSEASQQIVRDLRDVPTPGDSTALIGGESAETVDLLDSLADRLPWMAGIVVAVMLVLLFLAFGSVVLPLKAVVVNILSIGASFGVVTWIFQDGHLSDLLGFESPGYLDATQPILMLAILFGLSMDYEVFLLSRVREQWDATHDNTVAVARGVQSTGRIITSAALLLAVVIGAFATSGILFMKMIGVGMLVALLLDATVVRLVLVPAAMKVMNRANWWAPGPLLRWWERHGIREAPSTPPRVDEDELAGAR, encoded by the coding sequence ATGTTAACTCGGTGGGGAGGCTTCGTCGCCCGACACGCCCGCGCGGTACTGCTCGTCGGCGTGCTCGTCGTCGCTGCCGCCGCCGCGTACGGGGGCGGTGTCTTCGACCATCTCGGGCAAGGCGGCTACAGCTACGACGAATCGGAGAGCACCAAGGCCGCGACGATCGTCGATCGCGACTTCCAGGTCGGTGAGACCGACGTCGCCGTGATCTACTCGAGCGACTCCATGCGGGTCGGCGACCCAGGTTTCCGGGACTCCGTCGAGGGCGTGGTCTCGAGCCTCCCCGATGACGCCGTCGAGTCGGTCACGACGTGGTACGACACGCGTGCACCCGGCATGGTCGCGGACGACGCGCACTCGACGCTCGTGACGATCTCCCTGAACGGTGCCGACGACGACGCGCTGATGGACGCGTACGACGAGGTGGAGCCGCGCCTCGACGCTGCGGGCCTCGATTCACAGGTCGCCGGCCAGATGGCGATCTACGGCGACGTCAACGACACCGTGTCCGAGGACATCGAGCGCGCCGAGATGTTGTCGATGCCGCTGGTGCTCCTGCTCAGCCTGGTGATCTTCGGAAGCGTCGTCGCCGCCCTGTTGCCGGTCGGCATCGGTGCGGTCGCCGTCGTCGGCAGCTTCGGCGTCGTGCGTCTGCTCACTGAGATCACCGATGTCTCGGTGTTCGCGATCAACATCATCACGCTTCTCGGGCTCGGACTCGCGATCGACTACGCCCTGTTCATCGTGAGTCGATTCCGCGAGGAGCGGGACAGTCGGGGGGACGACCGCGATGCCGTCAACGCCGCCGTTGCGGCAACCGTCGCGACGGCCGGGCGTACCGTGATGTTCTCCGGGCTGACCGTGGCTGCGGCGATGTCGTCGCTGCTCGTCTTCCCGCAGGGCTTCCTGCGCTCGATGGCCTTCGGCGGCATCGCGGCCGTTCTGGTTGCCATGGTGGCCTCGCTCACCCTGCTGCCGGCCGTACTCGCCGTGCTCGGGCGCCGGGTCGAGGTCGGCGCGATGCCGTGGCGGCGGCGCCGGGCAGCCTCGCTGACGGGAAGCCATGCGTGGGGACGTTTCGCCCATGCCGTCATGCGCCGCCCCTGGGTCAGCATCGTCGCGGTCACTCTGCTGCTCGCCGGGCTCGCCCTGCCGTTCCTACGCGCCGACTTCGGCAGCGTCGACGAGCGGGTTCTCCCGACGGACTCGTCGGCGCGGATCTCGACCGAGCAGATGGAGGATACGTTCGATGTCCCGGCCGCGACCGCCTCGATCGTGTTGAGTGGCGCCAGCGAGTCGCAGGCGAAGACGTACGTGGGCGAGCTCGCGAACGTCGACGGAGTCGGCGACGTACGCCCTGTCGAGACCGCGCAGGCCGGCGGCGAGACAGTGTCGCTCATCGAGGCGTCGTGGGACTCCGACGGGCAGAGCGAGGCTTCGCAGCAGATCGTCCGTGACCTGCGCGACGTACCCACTCCGGGTGACTCGACGGCATTGATCGGCGGCGAGAGCGCGGAGACCGTCGACCTGCTCGACTCGCTCGCCGACCGCCTTCCGTGGATGGCCGGGATCGTCGTGGCCGTGATGCTGGTGCTGTTGTTCCTCGCGTTCGGGTCAGTGGTGCTGCCGCTCAAGGCGGTCGTCGTCAACATCCTGTCGATCGGTGCATCGTTCGGCGTGGTCACCTGGATCTTCCAGGATGGTCACCTCTCCGATCTGCTCGGCTTCGAGTCGCCCGGCTACCTCGACGCGACGCAGCCGATCCTGATGCTCGCGATCCTGTTCGGGTTGTCGATGGACTACGAGGTGTTCCTGCTATCCCGGGTACGCGAGCAATGGGACGCCACGCATGACAACACGGTCGCGGTCGCACGCGGAGTGCAGAGCACCGGTCGCATCATCACGAGCGCCGCCCTCCTGCTGGCCGTCGTGATCGGTGCGTTCGCCACCTCGGGCATCCTGTTCATGAAGATGATCGGGGTCGGCATGCTCGTTGCGCTGCTGCTGGACGCGACGGTCGTTCGACTCGTGCTCGTGCCGGCCGCGATGAAGGTGATGAACCGCGCCAACTGGTGGGCACCGGGTCCGTTGCTGCGCTGGTGGGAACGGCACGGCATCCGCGAGGCCCCGTCTACGCCGCCGCGCGTCGACGAGGACGAGTTGGCGGGGGCGCGCTGA
- a CDS encoding HAD family acid phosphatase, translating into MKLSTLRNPFTGALTATLTVALVLTTPGASSATPRHDPGHQRLEPRTHFVMAPDGSSGARVGGEGIPDVDSVKSTIASYYGDTGDGTANRTSSPYISELHRIQRDQQRYLHRAYERAVRRGEKPALVFDADDTTLMTYDMEVAAMHFNFDPDLQDVWVQDERFPATPGMVDFVNDAKDMGYAVFGLTGRNADQEEATLGNLDKVGYTPFDADNFFTEWVDPGDQPDYIDCASDDCTTVEYKAGTRRHIEKDLGYDIVLNVGDQWSDLQGGHADRTLKLPNPTYYLPSPNLPGKHEPWLAPHRRFTMKPDGSSGLSASGEAIPNIDSVKSTIRTYYNATDGIADKDASSYISETERLADRWTPRLERTCGRLDRHGEQPAIVLDADDTTLWTYDMEDAAMGFHFDPDLQDVWVQDERFPATPGMVELVNSAADAGCTIVGLTGRNADQEDATIGNLEKVGYTGFSADNYYTKWVDEADRPDYITCATEDCTRVEYKAQTRAHVEDQGYRIVANFGDQFSDLLGGYADHTVKLPNPTYYLP; encoded by the coding sequence ATGAAGCTCTCGACCCTGCGCAATCCGTTCACGGGGGCACTCACCGCCACACTCACGGTGGCTCTGGTGCTCACCACCCCCGGCGCATCCAGCGCGACCCCTCGACACGATCCCGGCCATCAGCGGCTCGAACCGCGTACCCACTTCGTGATGGCACCCGACGGGTCGAGCGGCGCACGCGTCGGCGGCGAAGGCATCCCCGACGTCGACTCGGTCAAGTCGACGATCGCCAGCTACTACGGCGATACGGGCGACGGCACGGCCAATAGGACGTCGTCGCCGTACATCTCCGAACTGCACCGGATCCAACGCGACCAGCAGCGCTACCTGCACCGGGCGTACGAGCGGGCGGTACGGCGCGGCGAGAAGCCGGCACTCGTGTTCGACGCCGACGACACGACGCTGATGACCTACGACATGGAGGTCGCGGCGATGCACTTCAACTTCGACCCCGACCTGCAGGACGTGTGGGTGCAGGACGAGCGCTTCCCCGCCACCCCGGGCATGGTGGATTTCGTCAACGACGCAAAGGACATGGGGTACGCGGTCTTCGGCCTCACCGGCCGCAACGCCGACCAGGAGGAGGCCACGCTCGGCAACCTCGACAAGGTCGGTTACACACCGTTCGACGCGGACAACTTCTTCACCGAGTGGGTCGACCCGGGCGACCAGCCCGACTACATCGACTGTGCGAGCGACGACTGCACCACGGTCGAGTACAAGGCCGGCACCCGCCGGCACATCGAGAAGGACCTCGGGTACGACATCGTGCTCAACGTCGGCGACCAGTGGTCGGATCTGCAAGGTGGCCACGCGGACAGGACCCTGAAGCTGCCGAACCCGACGTACTACCTGCCCAGCCCGAACCTGCCCGGGAAGCACGAGCCATGGCTGGCTCCGCACCGCCGCTTCACGATGAAGCCAGACGGCTCGAGCGGACTGTCCGCGAGCGGCGAGGCGATCCCGAACATCGACTCGGTCAAGTCGACGATTCGCACGTACTACAACGCGACCGACGGCATCGCGGACAAGGACGCGTCGTCGTACATCTCTGAGACCGAGCGGCTCGCCGACCGCTGGACGCCGCGTCTGGAACGCACCTGCGGGCGACTCGACCGTCACGGCGAGCAGCCCGCGATCGTGCTCGACGCCGACGACACCACGTTGTGGACGTACGACATGGAGGACGCCGCGATGGGCTTCCATTTCGACCCCGACCTACAGGACGTTTGGGTGCAGGACGAGCGCTTCCCCGCTACGCCCGGGATGGTCGAGCTCGTGAACAGTGCCGCCGACGCGGGCTGCACCATCGTCGGGCTCACCGGCCGTAACGCCGACCAGGAGGACGCGACCATCGGCAACCTCGAGAAGGTGGGCTACACCGGGTTCTCGGCCGACAACTACTACACGAAGTGGGTGGACGAGGCCGACCGGCCCGACTACATCACGTGCGCGACCGAGGACTGCACAAGGGTCGAGTACAAGGCGCAGACCCGCGCACACGTCGAGGACCAGGGCTATCGGATCGTCGCCAACTTCGGCGACCAGTTCTCCGACCTGCTCGGTGGGTACGCAGACCATACGGTCAAGCTGCCGAACCCGACGTACTACCTGCCGTAG
- a CDS encoding DUF3046 domain-containing protein gives MRHSEFWNRMYDHLGEGYARVWAGDQVLRELDGRTVEQALESGEPPKVVWRAVWSALELPASER, from the coding sequence GTGAGGCACAGTGAGTTCTGGAACCGGATGTACGACCACCTCGGTGAGGGCTATGCGCGGGTGTGGGCCGGTGACCAGGTCCTGCGCGAGCTCGACGGGCGTACGGTCGAGCAGGCCCTGGAGTCGGGCGAGCCGCCGAAGGTCGTCTGGCGTGCGGTGTGGTCCGCGCTCGAGCTGCCCGCATCCGAGCGATGA
- a CDS encoding MFS transporter encodes MTTLGRADAATVQRRTISTLVGSQALGGIGVSTGIAVTALLAEDILGSADLAGLAQTAQVLGAAAASYGIARITVARGRRPGLTAGYCVGALGAVLCLVAGVVESFPVLLAGSTLLGAATAANSQARFAATDLADPAHRARALSIVVWATTIGAVAGPNLVGPAGDLAELLSLPRLTGAYLLGAVGIGLGVLLVSTRMRPDPLVLARELERASGAAAHNVRRRAIDAVREHPRAAAGIVAVAAAHATMVSVMVMTPLHMGHGGAELEVIGFVISVHIVGMYAFSPVVGWLTDAIGARQVLLAGGALLFGAVALAGTAHEGWSLGLTAGLFLLGLGWSFALVAGSAVVTSAVPLADRPAVQGFSDMTMGIAAGGGGALAGVVVGVWGFATLNAGAAVIVCIVVAAALAVPRPDVDAP; translated from the coding sequence ATGACCACACTCGGCAGGGCCGATGCCGCGACGGTCCAGCGCAGAACGATCTCGACGCTCGTCGGAAGCCAGGCACTCGGCGGCATCGGGGTCTCGACAGGTATCGCCGTCACCGCCCTGCTCGCCGAGGACATCCTCGGTTCGGCCGACCTCGCCGGCCTGGCGCAGACGGCTCAGGTGCTCGGTGCCGCAGCGGCGTCGTACGGTATCGCCCGCATCACCGTCGCCCGCGGGCGACGCCCCGGGCTCACGGCCGGCTACTGCGTCGGCGCGCTCGGCGCCGTGCTGTGCTTGGTCGCCGGCGTGGTCGAGTCGTTCCCCGTACTCCTGGCCGGCTCGACGCTGCTCGGGGCGGCGACGGCCGCCAACTCGCAGGCGAGGTTCGCCGCCACCGATCTCGCCGACCCCGCGCATCGCGCGCGTGCGCTGTCGATCGTCGTCTGGGCGACGACCATCGGCGCCGTCGCCGGACCGAACCTCGTCGGACCGGCGGGCGACCTCGCCGAGCTCCTCTCCCTACCGCGGCTGACCGGCGCGTACCTGCTCGGCGCGGTCGGCATCGGCCTCGGCGTACTCCTGGTGAGCACCCGGATGCGCCCGGATCCACTCGTGCTCGCGCGTGAGCTCGAACGGGCTTCGGGTGCGGCGGCGCACAACGTACGCCGCCGGGCGATCGACGCCGTGCGCGAGCATCCCAGGGCCGCGGCGGGCATCGTCGCGGTCGCCGCCGCGCACGCCACGATGGTGAGCGTGATGGTGATGACGCCGTTGCACATGGGGCACGGTGGGGCGGAGCTCGAGGTGATCGGCTTCGTGATCAGCGTGCACATCGTGGGCATGTACGCGTTCTCGCCCGTTGTCGGCTGGCTGACCGATGCGATCGGCGCTCGGCAGGTGCTTCTGGCCGGTGGTGCGCTCCTGTTCGGAGCCGTCGCGCTCGCGGGCACGGCGCACGAGGGCTGGTCACTGGGTCTGACCGCCGGCCTGTTCCTGCTCGGGCTGGGCTGGTCGTTCGCCCTGGTCGCGGGGTCGGCGGTGGTGACGTCCGCGGTCCCACTCGCCGATCGGCCTGCGGTGCAGGGCTTCTCCGACATGACGATGGGCATCGCCGCGGGCGGCGGGGGCGCGCTCGCGGGCGTGGTCGTCGGCGTGTGGGGATTCGCGACGCTCAACGCCGGCGCCGCCGTGATCGTCTGCATCGTGGTGGCGGCGGCGCTCGCCGTACCCCGGCCGGACGTCGACGCTCCGTGA
- a CDS encoding GtrA family protein — protein sequence MSTAVLIRERVRRRVPAWATEFAGFGVVGAIGYATDLIVFNLLSYLGEPGLLSDRPLTAKLISSAVALLVTYVGNKHWTWRDRPAERRHREIVLFVTFNIIGMGIALGSLGMSHYVLGFTSPLADNIAANIVGVSLGGLFRFWTYRTYVFKPAPAPA from the coding sequence GTGTCCACGGCCGTCCTGATTCGCGAGCGCGTCCGGCGACGGGTGCCCGCCTGGGCAACGGAGTTCGCGGGTTTCGGCGTTGTCGGCGCGATCGGGTACGCCACCGACCTGATCGTGTTCAACCTGCTGAGCTACCTCGGTGAGCCGGGACTGCTCTCCGACCGGCCGCTGACCGCGAAGCTGATCTCCTCGGCCGTTGCGCTGCTGGTGACGTACGTCGGCAACAAGCACTGGACGTGGCGCGACCGTCCTGCGGAGCGCCGGCACCGCGAGATCGTGCTGTTCGTCACGTTCAACATCATCGGCATGGGCATCGCCCTGGGCAGCCTCGGGATGTCGCACTACGTACTCGGCTTCACCTCGCCGCTCGCCGACAACATCGCGGCCAACATCGTCGGCGTCTCGCTCGGCGGGCTGTTCCGGTTCTGGACGTACCGCACGTACGTCTTCAAGCCGGCTCCCGCGCCCGCCTGA
- a CDS encoding alkaline phosphatase family protein, which produces MPQASSVRRRIRLIGVLAGEWRPTWPRIRAMIRYVLTSYVALGVALWLLPGVQSSDVGAVALLAIVVIVVGAVLRTLLLAMTVVLGSFGLLIAGVVLQVVILGIALAVTPGLQSDNAADVVFAAWIATAAGAMINWLFDAGSEDAFLAQVLGRAVRLSAVDGEQPDRPGLLIVQLDGVSAPLLRHAVTAGTMPNVSRWLRSGSHELRDWHTGLPATTPAGQAVLLHGDTEHIPSFRWYEKDTGKILVANRPGDAAEIEKRLSDGQGLLAYDGVSVSNLFSGDAPTRLLTMSDARLPSAKHGVAAYAVARSGLARSLVVFAGEVVTEWYQGRRQRLRDVQPRVRRGGVFVLLRGVTTVILRDLNVSIVAEQMARGAPTIYVDFVDYDEVAHHAGPSRPEAVRTLDGLDDVIGLFERVAEEVGRRYEIVLVSDHGQAQGATFRQLSGATLDDTVAALVASTPTAGPVRTPAEPWGPVNVLLTGAARSDDIVGGATRGLMRTKVEPVQAPGDVQVALGRAKQPPAAGDPADVVVVVSGSLSHVYLTDEPGRVDRARIEQRHPELVGGLARHPHVGAVIVRDGDDLVALGTDGWRVLADDATTGGEGTDPLAVYGDRAAADLLALDGRENVGDLVLLGCHDPSLGDVAAFEELVGSHGGLGGEQTSALLIHPSQMRVPVADLSGTDVFEALRTHQRTLGLREDEAGEPGA; this is translated from the coding sequence ATGCCGCAAGCGAGCTCGGTCCGCCGCAGGATCCGGCTGATCGGGGTCCTGGCCGGCGAGTGGCGGCCCACGTGGCCGCGCATCCGCGCCATGATCCGGTACGTCCTCACGTCGTACGTCGCGCTGGGCGTCGCCCTCTGGCTGTTGCCGGGCGTCCAGTCGTCGGACGTCGGCGCGGTCGCCCTGCTCGCGATCGTGGTCATCGTCGTCGGGGCGGTGCTGCGTACGCTGCTGCTCGCGATGACGGTCGTTCTCGGCTCGTTCGGCCTGCTGATCGCGGGCGTGGTCCTCCAGGTCGTCATCCTCGGGATCGCCCTCGCAGTCACGCCCGGCCTCCAGTCCGACAACGCCGCCGACGTGGTCTTCGCGGCCTGGATCGCCACCGCAGCCGGAGCGATGATCAACTGGCTGTTCGACGCCGGCAGCGAGGACGCGTTCCTCGCCCAGGTCCTCGGGCGCGCAGTGCGACTCTCCGCGGTGGACGGCGAGCAGCCCGATCGACCGGGGCTGCTGATCGTTCAGCTGGACGGCGTCAGCGCGCCGCTGCTGCGACACGCCGTCACCGCCGGGACGATGCCGAACGTATCGCGCTGGCTGCGATCCGGCAGCCACGAGCTGCGCGACTGGCACACCGGCCTTCCCGCGACGACGCCCGCCGGTCAGGCCGTCCTGCTGCATGGCGACACCGAGCACATCCCGTCGTTTCGCTGGTACGAGAAGGACACCGGCAAGATCCTCGTGGCCAACCGACCGGGTGACGCCGCCGAGATCGAGAAGCGGCTCTCCGACGGCCAAGGCCTACTGGCGTACGACGGGGTCAGCGTTTCGAACCTGTTCTCCGGTGATGCGCCGACCCGGCTGCTGACGATGAGCGACGCGCGGCTGCCGTCGGCGAAGCACGGCGTCGCCGCGTACGCCGTCGCGCGCAGCGGGCTCGCGCGGTCCTTGGTCGTGTTCGCCGGCGAGGTCGTCACGGAGTGGTACCAAGGCCGCCGGCAGCGGCTTCGCGACGTGCAGCCGCGCGTACGCCGCGGCGGCGTCTTCGTGCTCCTGCGCGGCGTGACGACGGTGATCCTGCGCGATCTCAACGTGTCGATCGTCGCGGAGCAGATGGCCCGCGGCGCACCGACGATCTATGTCGACTTCGTCGACTACGACGAGGTCGCGCACCACGCCGGCCCCAGCCGCCCGGAGGCCGTCCGCACGCTCGACGGGCTCGACGACGTCATCGGGTTGTTCGAACGGGTCGCGGAGGAGGTCGGGCGTCGGTACGAGATCGTGTTGGTGTCCGATCACGGCCAGGCACAGGGCGCGACGTTCCGTCAGCTGTCGGGGGCGACGCTCGACGACACGGTTGCGGCGCTGGTCGCCTCGACGCCGACCGCCGGTCCCGTACGTACGCCCGCCGAGCCGTGGGGGCCCGTGAACGTGTTGCTGACCGGTGCGGCCAGGTCGGACGACATCGTCGGCGGCGCGACTCGCGGGCTGATGCGGACGAAGGTCGAGCCCGTTCAAGCACCCGGCGACGTCCAGGTCGCCCTGGGACGTGCGAAACAACCGCCGGCAGCGGGCGACCCCGCGGACGTGGTCGTCGTGGTGTCCGGCAGCCTCTCGCACGTCTACCTCACCGACGAGCCCGGCAGGGTCGACCGTGCCCGGATCGAACAACGTCATCCCGAGCTCGTCGGCGGCCTCGCCCGGCACCCGCACGTCGGCGCGGTCATCGTCCGCGACGGCGACGACCTCGTCGCGCTCGGCACCGACGGCTGGCGGGTGCTCGCCGACGACGCGACGACGGGTGGCGAAGGCACTGACCCGCTTGCGGTGTACGGCGACCGCGCAGCGGCCGATCTGCTGGCCCTCGATGGGCGCGAGAACGTCGGTGACCTCGTGCTGCTCGGATGCCACGACCCGAGCCTCGGCGACGTCGCCGCGTTCGAGGAGCTCGTCGGGTCGCACGGAGGTCTTGGCGGCGAGCAGACGTCGGCGCTGTTGATCCATCCGTCGCAGATGCGCGTACCGGTGGCCGACCTGAGCGGCACCGACGTGTTCGAGGCGCTGCGGACACACCAACGTACGCTCGGGCTCCGAGAGGACGAGGCAGGGGAGCCGGGGGCATGA
- a CDS encoding MBL fold metallo-hydrolase produces the protein MRAPVSLTWWGHATTTIEIDDVRVLTDPVLTRRLGHLSRIRGTKPATRARAADIVAVSHLHGDHLHVPSMKLVPQTAQVVGPRGSQAVLGGAESRVREVVPGDVVERDGLTIRAVPADHDPRRHSRSRISGPALGFIIERDGCRIWFAGDTALFEGMAEFGPVDLAVVPIGGWGPTLEPDKHMDPEHAAQAVRLVGARYAVPMHYGTFWPTGLRHVHRPSFRRLFIEPAERFRTAVEAIGAEPRVLQVGETTRWPTT, from the coding sequence ATGAGGGCACCGGTCTCGCTCACCTGGTGGGGGCACGCGACGACGACCATCGAGATCGACGATGTGCGAGTGCTGACCGATCCCGTCCTCACGAGGCGGCTCGGCCACCTCAGCCGCATCCGTGGCACGAAGCCGGCCACGCGAGCGCGTGCGGCCGACATCGTGGCCGTGTCGCACCTGCACGGTGACCACCTGCACGTACCGTCGATGAAGCTCGTCCCGCAGACGGCGCAGGTCGTCGGCCCGCGCGGGTCGCAAGCCGTGCTCGGTGGTGCCGAGTCGCGGGTACGCGAGGTGGTGCCCGGCGACGTCGTGGAGCGCGACGGACTGACGATCCGAGCCGTCCCCGCCGACCACGATCCGCGGCGACACAGCAGGTCGCGGATCAGCGGCCCGGCCCTGGGGTTCATCATCGAGCGCGACGGATGCCGCATCTGGTTCGCGGGAGACACGGCGCTGTTCGAGGGGATGGCGGAGTTCGGGCCGGTCGATCTCGCCGTCGTACCGATCGGCGGGTGGGGGCCGACCCTCGAGCCCGACAAGCACATGGACCCCGAACACGCCGCGCAGGCCGTTCGGCTCGTCGGGGCGCGGTACGCGGTGCCGATGCACTACGGCACGTTCTGGCCGACCGGGCTGCGACACGTGCACCGGCCGAGCTTTCGGCGGCTGTTCATCGAACCCGCCGAGCGGTTCCGGACGGCGGTCGAGGCGATCGGTGCAGAACCACGCGTACTGCAGGTGGGCGAGACGACGCGTTGGCCGACCACGTGA
- a CDS encoding DedA family protein has translation MNDATTLTFGYLVGMFGIVAFGSFVPVLPTGAAVSVAAVLAEHNVAELALVVAVGAAAAYVGDIATFAVLSRAGASLAQRVGWLSRERPAERLAQMRAQVEQNEMPALMLSRLLPAGRIPVLLAAAIGGYPWRRYVSADVGAVILWAAVYAAIGVVGGSIFSHPWEAVAAAMAGVVAFSLLAHLVRRFVLRS, from the coding sequence GTGAACGACGCGACCACGTTGACGTTCGGCTACCTCGTCGGGATGTTCGGGATCGTCGCATTCGGATCGTTCGTTCCGGTGCTGCCGACCGGAGCGGCGGTGAGCGTCGCTGCCGTCCTGGCCGAGCACAACGTCGCCGAACTCGCGCTCGTCGTGGCGGTGGGTGCGGCAGCCGCGTACGTCGGCGACATCGCGACCTTCGCTGTGCTGTCGCGCGCGGGTGCGTCCCTCGCGCAGCGTGTCGGGTGGCTCAGCCGGGAGCGACCCGCCGAACGGCTGGCGCAGATGCGCGCACAGGTCGAGCAGAACGAGATGCCCGCGCTGATGCTCTCGCGGTTGTTGCCGGCCGGGCGGATTCCGGTGCTGCTGGCGGCCGCGATCGGCGGGTACCCATGGCGGCGGTACGTCTCGGCCGATGTCGGCGCGGTGATCCTCTGGGCGGCTGTGTACGCGGCCATCGGCGTCGTGGGCGGGTCGATCTTCTCGCATCCGTGGGAGGCCGTCGCCGCCGCAATGGCCGGGGTCGTCGCGTTCAGCCTGCTCGCCCACCTGGTGCGTCGGTTCGTGTTGCGATCGTGA